ATCATCGGCGTTAACCGCCAGAAGCATTTCATACACCCCTATACCGGCTTGCTGGTTTTTTTATCATATCACACTTAAGTGTTTGAAGCACCATTGAAAAAAACCGCTTTGAGTCATAACAGCCTGTCCCGTTGTTACAGTTCAACCGCCCTTCAATTTTCTCAATTAAACACCTTCAACTTTTAGAATGTTTTCAGGACAGTGAAACGATAAACCGAGTGCCTATTATGTTCTTAACCTTCTCGATTTATTGCAGTCCGGCCTTCGACGCCGGCGCTGCCCGGGTTGAGGATAACGACTCGCGTTCGCGGCTCCCAGACCACCTCCGCCTGTATAAGTTGCGCGATTTCCTTCAGCGGGACCCAGAACCTGCAGTTGCTGTTATTCAGAACAAAAGGAGCGTTTTTAAGCTCTGCGTTGTGTCCGTTCACCACCGCTTTCTTGCTGCCGCCGGTAAAGACCGCCTTCATCCCGCCGGTATCCGCGGTTGCGGTATACCTACCGTCTGTTTGGGCTGCGCCGACCTTCCAGCCCAAAGCGCCGCCAAGTTGTTCCAGCGAGATATACGAACTTCCGTCGAGCAGGAGGGCGGTCAGCCTTTGGGGTTCAACGTCTTCCCATACCGGTCGGCCCGGAGGCCGGCGCAAAACGATGAGATCGCATTTCACCAATGGCTTCAATTCATAGAGTTCGGCCCATAAAAGCCGCCCCTTTTTGCCTTCCTGCAAACCGGCGTAAATGACCATGTCACAGGCCGTGTTGTTCCTGAACTTGAGGTCTGCGCTGCCGTAGTCGACCGCGGCGTCCTGCCCCGGCGGGACGTAATCGACCGGCTTTGAATGAGAATGTCTTTCGATAATCGTGAAGCCGGCCTTTTTCGCCAATTGGTACAGCACGGTGGACATCCGGCAGACCCCGCCGCCTCTTACCGGCTTGTTATGAATGTTGTGACCGATGATGAACCCTTTCTCTTTCGTTCTGGGCCCGACCGTTTGATTGAAGGAGAAAAGACGTCCGGGCGGTAGATGCAGGCCGTTGATATACCCGCCGGCCACACCGGCGTTGGTCACGTTGTTGCCGTCACGGTAACGAGAGAAGAAAACGGAGGTTTGCGCCACTTTGTTCTCCAGCCGCAAGGGTTGCGGCAGGCTGACGGAGACTGTTTTAATAGGTTGCGGTTTTTCCGAGGAAGTTGTGTCCGTCCGATAGGCCCGGTCGTTGATGGAGAACCGTTCAATGCCGGCCGGGAAGGTTGTCTCGGCGAGGGTCACCTCGGAACTTAAAACGGCAAACAGGAAGCTCAACCAGATTACGCAGGCGGCGAGATGCCTTTTGTGTCCGCTCGTGATGTCCACGCCTTCCTAGGGAATAAGACTTCTAATGGAGCGGCCGCCGGCGGCATGACGAACTACACGTTTATGAACGCTGTTCCCGACGGTGAACGCAGCAGCACGTTAAAAGGATATGAGCATCGGTTTGGAAAGTTTACGGTTCGGTAATAAAAATTAAGGAATGTCTTTGCTACGGGGAGGAGTTAGATTTCAGATTATTGTAGAATTCCGCACAGTCTTCGTATGTCATTTTCCGCACCCAGCGGCAGAGGTAAAGCTCTTCCAGCAGATGAGGATAGGGGTCGGCGGGGGAGGGCAGTTTTTCTTCCTTGGACAGGAGGCTCACGAAAACCAGACTTCGCGCGGCAAGGAGAGTGTCGGCAGGGCTCTCCGCCCGGCCGAATATGCGCCGGAGGGTCAGCACATCGCCCGGGGACAGGTGCTGCCGCCAGGCAAGGTTACTCAAGGCGCCGATGGGCTCGCGCAGGAGGAAGAGAACGCGAG
This window of the Bacillota bacterium genome carries:
- a CDS encoding VanW family protein, whose translation is MDITSGHKRHLAACVIWLSFLFAVLSSEVTLAETTFPAGIERFSINDRAYRTDTTSSEKPQPIKTVSVSLPQPLRLENKVAQTSVFFSRYRDGNNVTNAGVAGGYINGLHLPPGRLFSFNQTVGPRTKEKGFIIGHNIHNKPVRGGGVCRMSTVLYQLAKKAGFTIIERHSHSKPVDYVPPGQDAAVDYGSADLKFRNNTACDMVIYAGLQEGKKGRLLWAELYELKPLVKCDLIVLRRPPGRPVWEDVEPQRLTALLLDGSSYISLEQLGGALGWKVGAAQTDGRYTATADTGGMKAVFTGGSKKAVVNGHNAELKNAPFVLNNSNCRFWVPLKEIAQLIQAEVVWEPRTRVVILNPGSAGVEGRTAINREG